The genomic interval AGCTCGGGGTAGCGGTCACGGATGAGCTGGGCCCGCGGGTAGACGCTCAACGGGCCGAACTGGGCGTAGCCGACCGTCGTTCCGTCGCGTCCTGTGGCCAGCATCCCGTATGAGCCGGCCAACCTGGCCCCGGCCAGCAATGCGGCGCGCTTCGCCTCGCGGCGAGCGGTGGTGTCATCCCCCTCGCGGTTGCCTTCCAGACGCTCCCAGTAGTCGCAGGTCTGGCACCGCGCGCCGGGGCGGGCCGGGCCCGGGATGGCTTCGATGCTCGATTCGTCGACGAGGGCGAAGGTCAGCTCAGGCATCGGTCGCCAGGCTCCCGTCAGCGACGAGGCCGCCGTCGGCAATGAGCTGCGCCAGCGTCGCGATGTCGGGCCCCGGGGGCCGGTCAGCGGCGAGGGGTGGCACCGCCGCGCGAACGGCGGTATGAGCGGTGGCCACTCCCTGCCCGGGACGCAACGGGGCTCGCAGGTCGAGACCGCGGGCGGCGCACAGGGCCTCGATCGCCAGAACGGCGGTCACCCGATCCACGGCTTCGCGCAACAACAGGCCGGACGTGGCGCCCATGCTGACGTGGTCCTCCTGGTTGGCGCTGGTAGGGATGGTGTCGACGCTCGCCGGATGCGCCACCGTCTTCAGCTCGTTGACCAGGGCAGCTGCGGTGTACTGGGCGATCATTAACCCGCTCTCGAGGCCCGGCTCAACGGCGAGGAAGGCGGGGAGTCCCGACAGCCGCGCGTCCACCAAGCGCGCAGTCCGCCGCTCGGAAATCGTTGCCAGGGCCGTCAGCGCCAACCGGGCATGGTCGAGCGCCAGCGCCAGAGGCTCGCCGTGGAAATTCCCGCCGCTCACCACGCGCCCGTCCGGAAAGACCAACGGGTTGTCAGTGGCGGCGTTCATCTCCACCGCCAGGACGCTCTCCAGCGGAGCCAACGCGTCGTGCACCGCGCCGTGGACCTGCGGCATGCAGCGCAATGAGTAAGGGTCCTGGAGGCGGTGCGGACTGGACCGATGACTGGCCCCGATCTCGCTGTCCGCCAACAACGCCCTCAGACGAGCCGCGGATGCGACCTGCCCCGGGTGGGGGCGGGCGCCGATGAGCGCCTCGTCGAACGCCGACGCCGTCCCCAGCATGGCCTCCAGGCTCATGGCTCCCACCACGTCCGCGGTGATGACCAGCCGCCGCGCGTCCGCCGCCGCCAGGGCGCCCAGGGCGGCCATGAGCTGCGTCCCGTTCAGGAGGGCAAGGCCCTCCTTGGCGTGCAGCTCCATCGGCTCCAGGCCGGCTGTGGCCAGGGCTTCAGCGCCGGACAGTCGGCTGCCGCCAACTACTGCCTCACCCTCGCCGATGACGACCAGGGCGAGGTGGGCGAGTG from Chloroflexota bacterium carries:
- the hutH gene encoding histidine ammonia-lyase, with amino-acid sequence MGPVQAPLQLTGRDLSVEDVVAVARDMRPVEVDPTARERMAASRAVIDRVVASGETVYGVTTGFGDLADVRISPEQTATLQRNLVRSHAAGVGEALPEEVVRAMLVLRVNALAVGLSGVRPELADLLVAMLNAGVHPYIPSRGSVGASGDLAPLAHLALVVIGEGEAVVGGSRLSGAEALATAGLEPMELHAKEGLALLNGTQLMAALGALAAADARRLVITADVVGAMSLEAMLGTASAFDEALIGARPHPGQVASAARLRALLADSEIGASHRSSPHRLQDPYSLRCMPQVHGAVHDALAPLESVLAVEMNAATDNPLVFPDGRVVSGGNFHGEPLALALDHARLALTALATISERRTARLVDARLSGLPAFLAVEPGLESGLMIAQYTAAALVNELKTVAHPASVDTIPTSANQEDHVSMGATSGLLLREAVDRVTAVLAIEALCAARGLDLRAPLRPGQGVATAHTAVRAAVPPLAADRPPGPDIATLAQLIADGGLVADGSLATDA